In the genome of Bradysia coprophila strain Holo2 unplaced genomic scaffold, BU_Bcop_v1 contig_232, whole genome shotgun sequence, one region contains:
- the LOC119075757 gene encoding serine/threonine-protein kinase dyf-5 isoform X1 gives MNRYITLNPLGDGTYGTVVLGQRKDTGEKVAIKRMKRKYYSWDEAMSLREVKSLKKLSHANVVKLKEVIRENDILYFVFEYMKENLYQLIKDRETHFPEGTIRNMLFQVLSGLGFMHRHGFFHRDLKPENLLCSGPELVKIADFGLAREIRSRPPYTDYVSTRWYRAPEVLLHSTRYGSAIDLWAIGCIMAELYTFRPLFPGSSEVDQLFKICSVLGTPDKNEWSEGHRLASVIQFHFPECPKVELTAVVTRASSPGIQLLEDLLQWDPERRPTAQQSLKYPYFQIVKRISSTTHHITPVTQVASQQNQSIISNGTNGYGSNGHAMIENGEDDSYGLRNEKYNLTNNGDARHSGQSKKELNLELINGMLGKLALSQQQQQNNLSNVLNGTAKSAARTSEELSESFLRSNKLPDNGYLNEKINDIYVNRNVGQLYSNGTKPNKQKSIASTTTFDGGNAYANTYKGFYLHNPSNNNNEKLLNDSKIYNAFSKQKNVVPILENKQKVDGHNEYLMGNIPSASLIRAKQMPMENWNTTDTFEDDEFASLLGSKIKSSRPRKDSISTIKLEDLFGTSTYGRVSPVKYLYPNTVPQTKGSTLRDLGIPDDDFKQGHSSANVGATKRRSQQFTYNNVFGHGISNNDYKNAKLFPWEQSNKKSERLSAWMVDETVISDPLSNNYSTNSKTNRTDWASKYLNN, from the exons atgaatcgtTACATAACGCTGAATCCACTAGGAGATGGTACCTATGGAACGGTGGTCCTTGGCCAGCGTAAAGACACCGGCGAAAAGGTGGCAATTAAACGAATGAAAAGGAAATACTATTCATGGGATGAAGCAATGAGTTTGCGTGAGGTGAAG tcactgaaaaaattgtcacatgCCAATGTTGTTAAGCTGAAGGAAGTGATCCGAGAAAATGACATTCTCTATTTCGTATTTGAGTATATGAAGGAGAATTTGTATCAACTTATCAAAGATCGAGAAACACATTTTCCGGAAGGAACTATTCGAAATATGTTGTTTCAA GTTTTGAGTGGATTGGGTTTCATGCATCGTCATGGTTTCTTCCATAGAGATTTAAAGCCTGA AAATTTGCTATGTTCGGGACCAGAGCTAGTTAAAATCGCGGATTTTGGCTTAGCAAGAGAAATCCGTTCAAGACCCCCATATACTGACTATGTTTCGACGAGATGGTATCGAGCTCCAGAAGTATTACTTCATTCTACTCGATACGGAAGCGCTATAGATCTATGGGCCATCGGTTGTATTATGGCTGAACTGTACACGTTTCGTCCGCTATTTCCGGGAAGTAGCGAGGTGGATCAactatttaaaatttgttctgTTTTAGGAACACCAGATAAA AATGAGTGGTCCGAAGGCCATCGACTTGCTTCGGTAATTCAGTTTCACTTTCCTGAATGTCCGAAAGTCGAACTAACTGCTGTGGTGACACGAGCCAGTTCACCAGGTATTCAGTTACTGGAAGACCTTTTACAATGGGATCCGGAGCGGCGTCCGACCGCACAGCAATCTCTTAAATATCCGTATTTTCAAATTGTGAAACGAATATCATCGACCACGCATCACATAACACCTGTAACACAAGTTGCGTCACAGCAAAATCAATCAATAATAAGTAATGGGACGAATGGTTATGGGTCGAATGGTCATGCGATGATAGAGAACGGCGAGGAT gATTCGTATGGACTAAGGAATGAGAAGTATAATTTGACTAACAACGGCGATGCACGGCACAGTGGTCAAAGTAAAAAGGAACTAAATTTGGAATTGATCAATGGGATGCTTGGCAAGTTAGCGTTGAgtcaacaacaacagcaaaataATCTGAGTAATGTTCTGAATGGGACGGCAAAATCGGCTGCAAGAACATCGGAAGAATTGTCAGAGAG TTTTCTTCGAAGCAATAAACTTCCGGACAATGGTTATTTAAACGAAAAGATAAACGACATATATGTCAACCGGAATGTGGGCCAACTGTACAGCAACGGAACCAagccaaacaaacaaaaatctataGCATCGACGACAACATTCGACGGTGGTAATGCGTATGCAAACACCTACAAAGGATTTTATTTGCACAATCCATCAAAcaataacaatgaaaaattgctCAATGACTCGAAAATATATAACGCATTTTCCAAACAAAAGAACGTCGTTCcaatattggaaaataaacagaaaGTTGATGGTCACAACGAATATTTAATGGGAAACATACCATCTGCTTCACTGATACGAGCGAAACAAATGCCGATGGAAAATTGGAACACGACCGATACCTTTGAAGATGATGAATTTGCGAGTTTGTTAGG aagtaaaattaaatcgtCAAGGCCGCGAAAGGATTCAATATCCACAATAAAATTGGAAGATCTGTTCGGTACATCAACATACGGCAGAGTAAGCCCAGTTAAGTATTTATATCCGAATACAGTACCGCAAACGAAAGGTTCGACGTTGAGAGACCTGGGAATTCCTGACGACGATTTCAAACAAGGACATTCGAGCGCCAATGTGGGTGCTACTAAAAGACGATCCCAACAATTTACTTACAA caATGTCTTCGGCCACGGTATTTCCAATAATGACTACAAAAATGCGAAATTGTTTCCATGGGAACAGTCCAATAAGAAATCAGAAAGGCTCAGTGCATGGATGGTGGATGAAACAG TTATTTCAGATCCGTTGAGCAACAATTATTCAACGAATAGCAAAACAAATCGAACGGACTGGGCATCTAAGTACCTGaacaattag
- the LOC119075757 gene encoding serine/threonine-protein kinase dyf-5 isoform X3: MNRYITLNPLGDGTYGTVVLGQRKDTGEKVAIKRMKRKYYSWDEAMSLREVKSLKKLSHANVVKLKEVIRENDILYFVFEYMKENLYQLIKDRETHFPEGTIRNMLFQVLSGLGFMHRHGFFHRDLKPENLLCSGPELVKIADFGLAREIRSRPPYTDYVSTRWYRAPEVLLHSTRYGSAIDLWAIGCIMAELYTFRPLFPGSSEVDQLFKICSVLGTPDKNEWSEGHRLASVIQFHFPECPKVELTAVVTRASSPGIQLLEDLLQWDPERRPTAQQSLKYPYFQIVKRISSTTHHITPVTQVASQQNQSIISNGTNGYGSNGHAMIENGEDDSYGLRNEKYNLTNNGDARHSGQSKKELNLELINGMLGKLALSQQQQQNNLSNVLNGTAKSAARTSEELSESFLRSNKLPDNGYLNEKINDIYVNRNVGQLYSNGTKPNKQKSIASTTTFDGGNAYANTYKGFYLHNPSNNNNEKLLNDSKIYNAFSKQKNVVPILENKQKVDGHNEYLMGNIPSASLIRAKQMPMENWNTTDTFEDDEFASLLGSKIKSSRPRKDSISTIKLEDLFGTSTYGRVSPVKYLYPNTVPQTKGSTLRDLGIPDDDFKQGHSSANVGATKRRSQQFTYNNVFGHGISNNDYKNAKLFPWEQSNKKSERLSAWMVDETGRYEKLFLFHYMR, encoded by the exons atgaatcgtTACATAACGCTGAATCCACTAGGAGATGGTACCTATGGAACGGTGGTCCTTGGCCAGCGTAAAGACACCGGCGAAAAGGTGGCAATTAAACGAATGAAAAGGAAATACTATTCATGGGATGAAGCAATGAGTTTGCGTGAGGTGAAG tcactgaaaaaattgtcacatgCCAATGTTGTTAAGCTGAAGGAAGTGATCCGAGAAAATGACATTCTCTATTTCGTATTTGAGTATATGAAGGAGAATTTGTATCAACTTATCAAAGATCGAGAAACACATTTTCCGGAAGGAACTATTCGAAATATGTTGTTTCAA GTTTTGAGTGGATTGGGTTTCATGCATCGTCATGGTTTCTTCCATAGAGATTTAAAGCCTGA AAATTTGCTATGTTCGGGACCAGAGCTAGTTAAAATCGCGGATTTTGGCTTAGCAAGAGAAATCCGTTCAAGACCCCCATATACTGACTATGTTTCGACGAGATGGTATCGAGCTCCAGAAGTATTACTTCATTCTACTCGATACGGAAGCGCTATAGATCTATGGGCCATCGGTTGTATTATGGCTGAACTGTACACGTTTCGTCCGCTATTTCCGGGAAGTAGCGAGGTGGATCAactatttaaaatttgttctgTTTTAGGAACACCAGATAAA AATGAGTGGTCCGAAGGCCATCGACTTGCTTCGGTAATTCAGTTTCACTTTCCTGAATGTCCGAAAGTCGAACTAACTGCTGTGGTGACACGAGCCAGTTCACCAGGTATTCAGTTACTGGAAGACCTTTTACAATGGGATCCGGAGCGGCGTCCGACCGCACAGCAATCTCTTAAATATCCGTATTTTCAAATTGTGAAACGAATATCATCGACCACGCATCACATAACACCTGTAACACAAGTTGCGTCACAGCAAAATCAATCAATAATAAGTAATGGGACGAATGGTTATGGGTCGAATGGTCATGCGATGATAGAGAACGGCGAGGAT gATTCGTATGGACTAAGGAATGAGAAGTATAATTTGACTAACAACGGCGATGCACGGCACAGTGGTCAAAGTAAAAAGGAACTAAATTTGGAATTGATCAATGGGATGCTTGGCAAGTTAGCGTTGAgtcaacaacaacagcaaaataATCTGAGTAATGTTCTGAATGGGACGGCAAAATCGGCTGCAAGAACATCGGAAGAATTGTCAGAGAG TTTTCTTCGAAGCAATAAACTTCCGGACAATGGTTATTTAAACGAAAAGATAAACGACATATATGTCAACCGGAATGTGGGCCAACTGTACAGCAACGGAACCAagccaaacaaacaaaaatctataGCATCGACGACAACATTCGACGGTGGTAATGCGTATGCAAACACCTACAAAGGATTTTATTTGCACAATCCATCAAAcaataacaatgaaaaattgctCAATGACTCGAAAATATATAACGCATTTTCCAAACAAAAGAACGTCGTTCcaatattggaaaataaacagaaaGTTGATGGTCACAACGAATATTTAATGGGAAACATACCATCTGCTTCACTGATACGAGCGAAACAAATGCCGATGGAAAATTGGAACACGACCGATACCTTTGAAGATGATGAATTTGCGAGTTTGTTAGG aagtaaaattaaatcgtCAAGGCCGCGAAAGGATTCAATATCCACAATAAAATTGGAAGATCTGTTCGGTACATCAACATACGGCAGAGTAAGCCCAGTTAAGTATTTATATCCGAATACAGTACCGCAAACGAAAGGTTCGACGTTGAGAGACCTGGGAATTCCTGACGACGATTTCAAACAAGGACATTCGAGCGCCAATGTGGGTGCTACTAAAAGACGATCCCAACAATTTACTTACAA caATGTCTTCGGCCACGGTATTTCCAATAATGACTACAAAAATGCGAAATTGTTTCCATGGGAACAGTCCAATAAGAAATCAGAAAGGCTCAGTGCATGGATGGTGGATGAAACAGGTAGatacgaaaaattatttctttttcattacatga GATGA
- the LOC119075757 gene encoding serine/threonine-protein kinase dyf-5 isoform X2, producing the protein MNRYITLNPLGDGTYGTVVLGQRKDTGEKVAIKRMKRKYYSWDEAMSLREVKSLKKLSHANVVKLKEVIRENDILYFVFEYMKENLYQLIKDRETHFPEGTIRNMLFQVLSGLGFMHRHGFFHRDLKPENLLCSGPELVKIADFGLAREIRSRPPYTDYVSTRWYRAPEVLLHSTRYGSAIDLWAIGCIMAELYTFRPLFPGSSEVDQLFKICSVLGTPDKNEWSEGHRLASVIQFHFPECPKVELTAVVTRASSPGIQLLEDLLQWDPERRPTAQQSLKYPYFQIVKRISSTTHHITPVTQVASQQNQSIISNGTNGYGSNGHAMIENGEDDSYGLRNEKYNLTNNGDARHSGQSKKELNLELINGMLGKLALSQQQQQNNLSNVLNGTAKSAARTSEELSESFLRSNKLPDNGYLNEKINDIYVNRNVGQLYSNGTKPNKQKSIASTTTFDGGNAYANTYKGFYLHNPSNNNNEKLLNDSKIYNAFSKQKNVVPILENKQKVDGHNEYLMGNIPSASLIRAKQMPMENWNTTDTFEDDEFASLLGSKIKSSRPRKDSISTIKLEDLFGTSTYGRVSPVKYLYPNTVPQTKGSTLRDLGIPDDDFKQGHSSANVGATKRRSQQFTYNNVFGHGISNNDYKNAKLFPWEQSNKKSERLSAWMVDETDPLSNNYSTNSKTNRTDWASKYLNN; encoded by the exons atgaatcgtTACATAACGCTGAATCCACTAGGAGATGGTACCTATGGAACGGTGGTCCTTGGCCAGCGTAAAGACACCGGCGAAAAGGTGGCAATTAAACGAATGAAAAGGAAATACTATTCATGGGATGAAGCAATGAGTTTGCGTGAGGTGAAG tcactgaaaaaattgtcacatgCCAATGTTGTTAAGCTGAAGGAAGTGATCCGAGAAAATGACATTCTCTATTTCGTATTTGAGTATATGAAGGAGAATTTGTATCAACTTATCAAAGATCGAGAAACACATTTTCCGGAAGGAACTATTCGAAATATGTTGTTTCAA GTTTTGAGTGGATTGGGTTTCATGCATCGTCATGGTTTCTTCCATAGAGATTTAAAGCCTGA AAATTTGCTATGTTCGGGACCAGAGCTAGTTAAAATCGCGGATTTTGGCTTAGCAAGAGAAATCCGTTCAAGACCCCCATATACTGACTATGTTTCGACGAGATGGTATCGAGCTCCAGAAGTATTACTTCATTCTACTCGATACGGAAGCGCTATAGATCTATGGGCCATCGGTTGTATTATGGCTGAACTGTACACGTTTCGTCCGCTATTTCCGGGAAGTAGCGAGGTGGATCAactatttaaaatttgttctgTTTTAGGAACACCAGATAAA AATGAGTGGTCCGAAGGCCATCGACTTGCTTCGGTAATTCAGTTTCACTTTCCTGAATGTCCGAAAGTCGAACTAACTGCTGTGGTGACACGAGCCAGTTCACCAGGTATTCAGTTACTGGAAGACCTTTTACAATGGGATCCGGAGCGGCGTCCGACCGCACAGCAATCTCTTAAATATCCGTATTTTCAAATTGTGAAACGAATATCATCGACCACGCATCACATAACACCTGTAACACAAGTTGCGTCACAGCAAAATCAATCAATAATAAGTAATGGGACGAATGGTTATGGGTCGAATGGTCATGCGATGATAGAGAACGGCGAGGAT gATTCGTATGGACTAAGGAATGAGAAGTATAATTTGACTAACAACGGCGATGCACGGCACAGTGGTCAAAGTAAAAAGGAACTAAATTTGGAATTGATCAATGGGATGCTTGGCAAGTTAGCGTTGAgtcaacaacaacagcaaaataATCTGAGTAATGTTCTGAATGGGACGGCAAAATCGGCTGCAAGAACATCGGAAGAATTGTCAGAGAG TTTTCTTCGAAGCAATAAACTTCCGGACAATGGTTATTTAAACGAAAAGATAAACGACATATATGTCAACCGGAATGTGGGCCAACTGTACAGCAACGGAACCAagccaaacaaacaaaaatctataGCATCGACGACAACATTCGACGGTGGTAATGCGTATGCAAACACCTACAAAGGATTTTATTTGCACAATCCATCAAAcaataacaatgaaaaattgctCAATGACTCGAAAATATATAACGCATTTTCCAAACAAAAGAACGTCGTTCcaatattggaaaataaacagaaaGTTGATGGTCACAACGAATATTTAATGGGAAACATACCATCTGCTTCACTGATACGAGCGAAACAAATGCCGATGGAAAATTGGAACACGACCGATACCTTTGAAGATGATGAATTTGCGAGTTTGTTAGG aagtaaaattaaatcgtCAAGGCCGCGAAAGGATTCAATATCCACAATAAAATTGGAAGATCTGTTCGGTACATCAACATACGGCAGAGTAAGCCCAGTTAAGTATTTATATCCGAATACAGTACCGCAAACGAAAGGTTCGACGTTGAGAGACCTGGGAATTCCTGACGACGATTTCAAACAAGGACATTCGAGCGCCAATGTGGGTGCTACTAAAAGACGATCCCAACAATTTACTTACAA caATGTCTTCGGCCACGGTATTTCCAATAATGACTACAAAAATGCGAAATTGTTTCCATGGGAACAGTCCAATAAGAAATCAGAAAGGCTCAGTGCATGGATGGTGGATGAAACAG ATCCGTTGAGCAACAATTATTCAACGAATAGCAAAACAAATCGAACGGACTGGGCATCTAAGTACCTGaacaattag
- the LOC119075758 gene encoding translation factor waclaw, mitochondrial encodes MTISRLVGWQLRSILLKSEKNWQSICRRRFYSTDPTENERYCNVPVERVRNFSIIAHVDHGKSTLADRLLEITGAVVKNSGKSQILDSLQVEQERGITVKAQTASLLYEYNDKTYLLNLIDTPGHVDFCNEVYRSLAACDGVVLLVDANQGVQAQTVANYYLAKSKNLAIVPVLNKVDLKNADPDRVSMEMMTLFDIDPDSVLRISAKLGTGVENVIQQVIERIPHPQADRDKAFRCLLFDSWFDRYRGALNLVCVKEGQLKIGDEITSHLTKKTYEVRSLSILRPDESPINQLTAGQVGLVGCNMRNSKEAIIGDTMHLKNHDVEPLTGFKPQQPMVFAGIYPADQSQHVALRQAIDKLILTDSAVTLIPDSSPALGQGWRLGFLGLLHMEVFCQRLEQEHAAEPTITAPSVTYKLKLKNPRLIKTLGSDTVFLSNPTQFPDPRDVEEYFEPCVMGTIITPTQYLGAVISLCIDKRGVQESCKNIDENRVMLKYFLPLSEIVLDFHDKLKAESSGYASFDYESSGYHSSNIVKLSIHLNGVPVDELSRIVHATKVTAFARDLVLRLKEMIPKQMIQIAIQACVGSKVLARENISAYRKDVTAKLYGGDVTRRQKLLKQQAEGKKKMRSIANVRVPHETFIKVLRR; translated from the exons ATGACCATTTCTCGTCTAGTTGGTTGGCAACTGAGAagcattttattgaaatccgAAAAGAATTG gcAAAGTATCTGCAGACGTCGATTCTACAGCACAGACCCCACAGAAAATGAACGATATTGTAATGTACCTGTGGAACGAGTTCGTAATTTTAGCATTATAGCCCATGTCGATCATGGGAAAAGTACGTTAGCAGATCGGTTATTAGAAATAACTGGGGCTGTTGTAAAGAATTCAGGAAAGTCACAGATCTTGGACAGTTTGCAG GTTGAACAGGAACGTGGTATTACGGTAAAGGCGCAGACGGCATCTCTTCTTTATGAGTACAACGACAAAACGTACTTGCTCAACCTAATCGACACCCCTGGACATGTCGACTTTTGCAATGAAGTTTATCGGTCGTTGGCAGCTTGTGACGGTGTTGTATTGCTGGTTGACGCTAATCAGGGCGTTCAAGCTCAAACCGTAGCGAACTACTATTTGGCGAAGTCAAAAAATTTGGCCATAGTGCCCGTTCTGAACAAAGTTGATTTGAAAAATGCTGATCCGGATAGAGTTTCCATGGAAATGATGACACTATTTGATATAGATCCGGACTCGGTGCTGAGA ATATCAGCCAAACTCGGTACCGGTGTGGAGAACGTCATCCAACAAGTCATTGAACGAATCCCTCATCCTCAAGCTGATAGAGATAAGGCTTTTCGTTGTTTATTGTTCGATAGTTGGTTCGACCGATACCGTGGAGCTTTGAATTTGGTGTGCGTGAAGGAAGGTCAACTAAAGATCGGAGATGAAATAACATCTCACTTGACGAAAAAAACATATGAAGTTCGGTCCTTGTCGATACTGAGACCGGATGAAAGtccaatcaatcaattaacTGCTGGGCAAGTAGGATTAGTTGGCTGCAACATGCGGAATAGCAAAGAAGCGATCATAGGAGATACGATGCACTTGAAAAACCACGACGTTGAGCCATTGACCGGTTTTAAGCCACAACAGCCAATGGTATTCGCTGGTATCTACCCAGCTGATCAAAGTCAGCACGTGGCTTTACGACAAGCAATCGACAAATTAATTCTCACCGATTCGGCGGTAACGTTGATTCCGGATTCAAGTCCAGCGTTAGGACAAGGTTGGCGATTGGGATTTTTAGGATTGTTGCATATGGAAGTATTTTGTCAGCGACTCGAACAAGAACACGCTGCTGAACCAACCATAACTGCTCCTTCAGTGACGTATAAACTTAAACTGAAAAATCCCAGGTTAATCAAGACACTCGGTAGCGACACAGTGTTTCTGAGCAATCCAACTCAGTTCCCGGATCCGAGGGATGTGGAAGAATACTTTGAGCCTTGTGTGATGG GAACAATCATCACTCCGACACAGTATCTTGGTGCGGTAATATCACTTTGCATCGATAAGCGCGGCGTGCAGGaatcatgcaaaaatattgaCGAGAATCGGGTCATGCTAAAATACTTTTTGCCACTTAGTGAGATTGTGTTGGACTTTCACGATAAACTGAAGGCAGAGTCTTCGGGATACGCAAGTTTTGACTACGAATCGAGCGGTTACCACAGCTCAAACATTGTCAAACTTAGTATCCACTTGAATGGAGTTCCGGTTGACGAACTGAGTCGTATTGTGCATGCAACTAAAGTTACTGCTTTTGCAAGGGATTTAGTGCTGCGATTGAAGGAAATGATTCCGAAACAGATGATACAAATAGCGATTCAAGCCTGTGTAGGAAGTAAGGTTTTGGCAAGAGAAAATATCAGCGCGTATCGGAAAGATGTTACTGCAAAATTG TATGGCGGTGATGTGACTCGACGACAGAAACTACTAAAACAACAAGCTGAAGGCAAGAAGAAAATGCGATCCATAGCCAATGTTCGAGTTCCTCATGAAACATTTATCAAGGTTCTTCGGAGGTAG
- the LOC119075760 gene encoding uncharacterized protein LOC119075760, whose product MASSPVNDALPVFRKHAAFNANVSSFEELMIKGEAQDTWVGLCEKVGQFLATTRKNFGTEGVEKVFPNVSIGTQSVLGEWIKKVNNSWDDSLKTIIPARRMNDEISERMRARGMEAAKLMENTNFVNLGNLLTKNVQLLSGQPDVQVNFAATELVEGPLGLDTALFLADVLIKYHQLLRLEHNIRYVTSDCAKSFGRAFDEEMNSNEADQKKYWNQTSFLTGWEIIRRATEDQALLERSQHGEVELVDVFEAGLRLVSNRNIDNINFMIVVALAEIF is encoded by the exons ATGGCCAGTTCACCAGTCAATGATGCCTTACCGGTGTTCAGAAAACATGCAGCTTTTAATGCGA ATGTATCATCATTCGAAGAATTGATGATTAAGGGCGAAGCACAGGATACGTGGGTCGGCTTATGCGAAAAGGTGGGACAGTTTCTAGCAACTACGAGAAAAAATTTCGGCACGGAAGGCGTAGAGAAAGTATTTCCGAATGTATCTATTGG AACACAGTCAGTGCTTGGGGAGTGGATTAAGAAAGTAAATAATTCTTGGGATGATTCATTGAAGACAATCATACCGGCAAGACGAATGAATGATGAAATTTCGGAAAGAATGAGGGCTAGAGGAATGGAAGCGGCTAAGTTAAtggaaaatacaaatttcgtcaatttaGGCAATTTACTCACAAAGAATGTTCAATTATTATCCGGTCAGCCAGATGTGCAG GTAAATTTCGCCGCAACAGAATTAGTTGAAGGTCCATTAGGATTAGACACAGCCTTGTTCTTAGCTGATGTTCTCATTAAATATCACCAACTGTTGAGACTCGAACACAACATTCGCTATGTTACGAGCGACTGTGCTAAGAGTTTCG GTCGTGCATTTGATGAAGAAATGAATTCGAATGAGGCAGAccagaaaaaatattggaacCAGACGTCGTTTTTAACCGGATGGGAAATTATTAGAAG GGCAACCGAAGATCAGGCATTACTCGAGCGGAGTCAACACGGCGAGGTAGAATTGGTGGATGTGTTTGAGGCTGGATTACGTTTGGTTTCCAACCGAAATATTGACAATATTAACTTTATGATAGTCGTTgctttggctgaaattttttag
- the LOC119075759 gene encoding dynein regulatory complex subunit 3-like produces MSNEKNPLLRVIHKDLEPGVINDEMLERLILEQGFKGEAGRLARLEPIDYEKVTVLRIEFQNLLKINHLFVLCNLRELSLKFNKLDKIENIEMLTKLVSLDLSFNCIEKIANLNTLTNLETLSLFNNQIVTLENLDILENLLILSVGNNRINALDGIGRLRFLKKLRALNLEGNPIAVASNMATPFRVYVAAILPNLKYYNYTYISKEERHNGLDAYKDDIAQIEEDQLEEIRKRERAEQELADEIRLSSCFVEFLNENQLFESMFENDENGKILRLIGDEAEELVNDYKNEIFELTQQIYKTGLEKHESRLKEIDLFQERVNVTKSKTQKEGIAIVEEYLTSLKTIFNDAKVLLRKLNSDDVSVGEEDETIITNEYDELRKKFHTMTDKTFHDLMHSEIKLFECIEVAFNVDFKQVIDSMLTQFIEHAQGIFVQMRNAEINFSGAMHETVTRYITMKAVVAEEHTVAKELQECFEDKSNISKFILGSREHHILVIDTREERLITRGRNWVNELIAKMQNDEVDRNRAKIIEINTFLDKQRDRFERLYEEVEMEKEKEKIKI; encoded by the exons atgtctaatGAAAAGAATCCACTGCTGCGGGTCATTCATAAAGACCTGGAGCCCGGTGTTATAAACGATGAAATGCTCGAACGATTGATACTGGAACAAGGATTCAAAGGTGAAGCGGGAAGACTGGCACGCTTAGAACCGATTGACTACGAAAAAGTTACCGTGCTTCGCATTGAATTCCAAAATCTATTAAAAATCAATCATCTATTTGTGCTATGCAATTTGAGAGAGTTGTCGTTGAAGTTCAATAAATtggataaaattgaaaacattgaaatgcTGACGAAGCTCGTTTCACTGGACTTGTCGTTCAATTGTATCGAGAAAATTGCCAATTTGAATACGTTGACAAATTTGGAGACTCTTTCACTATTCAACAATCAAATTGTAACACTGGAAAACTTAGACATATTGGAAAATCTGCTAATATTGAGTGTTGGTAACAATCGCATCAATGCATTGGATGGG ATTGGAAGATTGAggtttctgaaaaaattgagagcGTTGAATTTGGAAGGCAATCCAATTGCTGTTGCCTCGAATATGGCGACGCCGTTTAGAGTATATGTAGCCGCAATTTTgcctaatttaaaatattacaATTATACGTACATCTCCAAAGAGGAACGACACAACGGTCTGGATGCTTACAA GGATGATATCGCACAAATAGAAGAAGATCAATTGGAAGAAATACGTAAACGGGAACGTGCCGAACAGGAGTTAGCCGATGAGATTCGATTATCGTCCtgtttcgttgaatttttgaatgagaATCAATTGTTCGAGTCGATGTttgaaaatgacgaaaatgGGAAGATTTTGCGTTTGATTGGCGATGAAGCTGAAGAGTTGGTCAATGA ctacaaaaacgaaattttcgaattgacgCAACAAATCTACAAAACTGGTCTAGAGAAGCACGAAAGTCGACTCAAGGAAATAGATCTATTTCAGGAGAGGGTGAACGtaacaaaatcgaaaacgCAGAAGGAAGGCATCGC AATCGTTGAAGAGTATCTAACATCActgaaaactatttttaatgATGCCAAGGTATTGCTTCGTAAACTAAACAGTGATGATGTATCGGTTGGAGAGGAGGACGAAACCATCATCACCAACGAGTACGACGAGCTAAGAAAGAAATTCCATACAATGACCGACAAAACGTTTCACGATTTAATGCACAGcgaaatcaaattatttgaatgCATCGAGGTCGCATTCAATGTGGACTTTAAACAGGTCATCGACTCCATGCTTACCCAGTTCATAGAGCATGCCCAAGGCATATTTGTTCAGATGCGAAAtgcagaaataaatttctcgGGAGCTATGCACGAAACGGTGACGAGATACATAACCATGAAGGCAGTGGTCGCTGAAGAACATACTGTTGCGAAAGAATTGCAAGAG TGTTTCGAAGACAAATCCAacatcagcaaatttattctggGTAGTCGTGAACACCACATTTTGGTCATCGATACGCGAGAGGAAAGACTGATAACTAGAGGTCGCAACTGGGTCAATGAACTGATTGCAAAGATGCAAAA CGACGAGGTAGACCGTAATAGAgccaaaattatcgaaatcaATACGTTCCTCGACAAGCAACGAGATCGATTCGAACGTTTATACGAAGAGgttgaaatggaaaaagagaaggagaaaataaaaatttga